The Musa acuminata AAA Group cultivar baxijiao chromosome BXJ1-3, Cavendish_Baxijiao_AAA, whole genome shotgun sequence genome window below encodes:
- the LOC135618812 gene encoding phytochrome B-like, translating into MASGSSRGGGGDGGHHHHHHHHRPSSSSKQPLPVSSGNNAVSQTSGGERERVRGGGAGTTGGSSRGGGGASESAVSKAIAQYTEDARLHAVFEQSGESGKLFDYSQSVLRVAPSSSVPEQQITAYLSKIQRGGHIQPFGCTVAVEEPSFCIIAYSENAPDLLDLSPQSVPSLGGPQPPALALGADVRSLFTPSSAALLERAAAAREIALLNPLWIHSRTSRKPFYAILHRVDVGIVLDLEPARSEDPALSIAGAVQSQKLAVRAISRLQALPSGDIHLLCDTVVEHVRELTGYDRVMVYKFHDDEHGEVVAERKRDNLEPYIGLHYPATDIPQASRFLFKQNRVRMIADCHATPVRVIQDERLMQSLCLVGSTLRAPHGCHAQYMANMGSIASLAMAVIINGGDEEGGGTSSSSSSRAGPTKLWGLVVCHHTSPRCIPFPLRYACEFLMQAFGLQLNMELQLAAQLSEKHILRTQTLLCDMLLRDTPTGIVTQSPSIMDLVKCDGAALYYQGKYWPLGVTPTEAQVKDIVEWLASCHGDSTGLSTDSLADAGYPGASALGDAVCGMAVAYITQIDFLFWFRSHTAKEIKWGGAKHHPEDKDDGQRMHPRSSFKAFLEVVKSRSLPWENAEMDAIHSLQLILRGTFRDAVDGTSNSKVIANGQFGDLEMHGIDELSSVAREMVRLIETATAPIFAVDSDGRINGWNAKVAELTGLPVEEAMGKSLVQDLVFEEFADVVDKLLCRALRGEEDKNVEIKLKTFGSQKSEDAIFVVANACSSRDFTNSIVGVCFVGQDVTEQKVAMDKFIHIQGDYKAIVHSPNPLIPPIFASDENTCCSEWNTAMEKLTGYSRGEMIGKLLVGEVFGSCCRLKGPDALTKFMIVLHNAIGEQETDKYPFAFFDKNGKFVQALLTANTRSNMDGQIIGAFCFLQIASPELQQALEVQRQQEKKCFSRMKELAYICQEIKNPLSGIRFTNSLLEMTELNDDQRQFLETSASCERQMMKIITDGNLQSIEDGSLALEKSEFLLGNIVNAVVSQVMILLRQRGLQLIRDIPEEIKVISVYGDQLRIQQVLADFLLNMIHHAPSPEGWVEIQVRPSLKHNSDGTEMVLLHFRIVCPGDGLPPELVQDMFHNSWWVTEEGLGLSTCRKLLKLMNGEVQYVRESVRCYFLVSIELPTSSRAQSRGS; encoded by the exons ATGGCTTCTGGGAGCAgcagaggaggaggtggagatggagggcatcatcaccatcaccatcaccatcgcCCTAGTAGTAGCAGTAAGCAACCGTTGCCGGTGAGTAGTGGTAATAATGCGGTGTCGCAGACGTCGggcggggagagggagagggtgaGGGGTGGAGGAGCGGGGACGACAGGGGGGAGCAGCCGTGGGGGAGGAGGGGCGTCGGAGTCGGCGGTGAGCAAGGCGATCGCGCAGTACACGGAGGACGCGCGGCTGCACGCGGTGTTCGAGCAGTCCGGGGAGTCGGGTAAGTTGTTCGATTACTCTCAGTCGGTGCTTCGGGTGGCGCCCTCCAGCTCCGTCCCCGAGCAGCAGATCACCGCTTACCTGTCCAAGATCCAGCGCGGCGGCCACATCCAGCCCTTCGGCTGCACCGTGGCCGTGGAGGAGCCCTCCTTCTGCATCATCGCATACAGCGAGAACGCCCCCGACCTGCTCGACCTCTCGCCCCAGTCGGTGCCCTCCCTGGGTGGCCCCCAACCCCCAGCCCTCGCCCTCGGCGCCGATGTTCGCTCCCTCTTCACCCCCTCCTCTGCCGCCCTCCTCGAGCGCGCCGCCGCCGCCCGCGAGATCGCCCTGCTCAACCCCCTTTGGATCCACTCCCGCACCTCTCGTAAGCCCTTCTATGCCATCCTCCACCGCGTCGACGTTGGCATCGTGCTCGACCTCGAGCCTGCCCGCTCCGAGGACCCCGCCCTCTCCATAGCTGGCGCTGTGCAATCCCAGAAGCTCGCCGTCCGCGCCATCTCCCGACTCCAGGCCCTACCGAGTGGTGACATCCACCTCCTCTGTGACACCGTCGTCGAGCATGTCCGCGAGCTCACTGGCTACGACCGTGTCATGGTGTACAAGTTCCATGACGACGAACACGGGGAAGTGGTGGCCGAGCGCAAGCGCGACAACCTCGAACCCTACATCGGCCTCCACTATCCGGCAACAGACATCCCCCAGGCGTCCCGATTCCTGTTCAAGCAGAACCGGGTTCGCATGATCGCCGACTGCCACGCCACCCCCGTCCGCGTCATCCAGGATGAGCGGCTCATGCAGTCCCTCTGCCTCGTTGGCTCCACCCTCCGTGCTCCCCACGGCTGCCACGCCCAGTACATGGCCAACATGGGTTCCATCGCCTCCCTCGCCATGGCCGTCATCATCAATGGCGGGGACGAAGAAGGTGGCGgcacttcctcctcttcctcctcccgcgCTGGGCCCACGAAGCTCTGGGGGCTCGTCGTCTGCCATCACACCTCCCCCCGCTGCATCCCCTTTCCCCTCCGCTACGCCTGCGAGTTCCTCATGCAGGCCTTTGGCCTCCAGCTCAACATGGAGCTCCAGTTAGCCGCCCAGCTCTCTGAGAAGCATATCCTCCGGACACAGACCCTCCTCTGTGACATGCTTCTTCGTGACACGCCCACTGGCATTGTCACCCAGAGTCCCAGCATCATGGACCTCGTCAAGTGCGATGGGGCGGCTCTCTATTACCAGGGCAAGTACTGGCCGCTAGGCGTCACACCCACCGAGGCACAGGTCAAGGACATTGTCGAGTGGCTGGCTTCCTGCCATGGGGACTCCACCGGCCTGAGCACCGACAGCCTGGCGGATGCTGGTTATCCTGGAGCTTCTGCACTTGGCGATGCGGTCTGCGGCATGGCCGTTGCCTATATCACTCAAATAGATTTCTTGTTCTGGTTTAGGTCTCACACTGCGAAGGAGATCAAATGGGGAGGAGCAAAGCATCATCCGGAGGACAAGGATGATGGGCAACGGATGCACCCTCGCTCATCCTTCAAGGCATTCTTGGAGGTGGTCAAGAGCAGGAGCTTGCCTTGGGAGAATGCAGAGATGGACGCGATCCACTCGTTGCAGCTAATATTGCGGGGTACTTTCAGAGATGCCGTGGATGGGACTAGCAACTCAAAGGTCATTGCCAATGGCCAGTTTGGAGACCTAGAAATGCATGGAATAGATGAGCTCAGCTCGGTTGCAAGGGAGATGGTTAGGTTAATAGAGACAGCGACTGCACCAATTTTTGCTGTTGATTCAGATGGGCGTATAAATGGTTGGAACGCAAAGGTTGCTGAATTGACAGGCCTACCTGTTGAGGAAGCGATGGGTAAATCACTGGTTCAGGACCTTGTCTTTGAGGAGTTTGCAGATGTTGTTGACAAGCTTCTATGTCGAGCCCTAAGAG GTGAAGAAGATAAGAATGTTGAGATAAAGTTGAAGACGTTTGGCTCACAGAAATCAGAAGATGCAATTTTCGTGGTTGCGAATGCTTGTTCTAGCAGGGATTTCACAAATTCTATTGTAGGTGTCTGTTTTGTTGGTCAGGATGTTACTGAGCAGAAAGTGGCCATGGACAAATTCATTCACATACAAGGGGATTACAAGGCTATTGTGCATAGTCCCAACCCTCTGATTCCTCCCATTTTTGCTTCGGATGAAAACACTTGTTGCTCTGAGTGGAATACAGCAATGGAAAAGCTCACTGGTTATTCAAGAGGGGAAATGATTGGCAAGCTTCTGGTTGGAGAGGTTTTTGGCAGTTGTTGTCGTCTCAAGGGGCCAGATGCTTTGACGAAGTTCATGATTGTTCTTCATAATGCAATTGGGGAGCAGGAGACAGACAAGTACCCATTTGCATTCTTTGACAAGAATGGAAAATTTGTACAGGCTTTATTGACAGCGAATACAAGAAGTAATATGGATGGTCAGATAATTGGAGCATTTTGCTTTTTACAGATAGCGAGTCCTGAGCTGCAGCAAGCTCTTGAAGTTCAGAGGCAGCAGGAAAAGAAATGTTTCTCTAGGATGAAAGAGTTAGCTTACATTTGCCAAGAGATAAAAAATCCGCTAAGTGGTATTCGGTTCACAAACTCACTGTTGGAGATGACAGAATTAAATGATGATCAAAGGCAGTTTCTTGAAACAAGTGCTTCTTGTGAGAGGCAGATGATGAAAATTATAACGGATGGGAATTTGCAAAGTATCGAGGACGG CTCCTTAGCGCTTGAGAAAAGTGAGTTTCTACTTGGAAACATCGTGAATGCTGTTGTTAGTCAAGTTATGATTTTACTGAGACAAAGAGGTTTACAATTGATTCGGGATATTCCTGAGGAAATTAAAGTGATATCTGTTTATGGTGATCAACTAAGAATTCAGCAAGTCTTGGCTGACTTTTTACTTAACATGATCCACCATGCACCGTCTCCAGAAGGTTGGGTAGAAATTCAAGTTAGGCCAAGTTTGAAGCACAATTCTGATGGAACGGAAATGGTGCTTCTGCACTTCAG AATAGTCTGCCCTGGTGATGGCCTTCCTCCAGAACTGGTCCAAGACATGTTTCATAACTCTTGGTGGGTGACAGAAGAAGGCCTTGGACTGAGCACCTGCAGGAAGCTATTAAAACTGATGAATGGGGAAGTCCAATATGTGAGGGAGTCAGTGAGGTGTTACTTCCTCGTATCCATAGAACTCCCTACAAGCAGCAGAGCTCAAAGTAGAGGAAGCTGA
- the LOC135618814 gene encoding pentatricopeptide repeat-containing protein At3g62890-like isoform X2 has product MSLAKRPVFQALKCCAGDVTRSIKPTITLSILEFNLQKCRNPKEFLQIHAQMVASGFIRDTFAASRLLSFSAASPFLGLDYSRRLLHQIDNPNAFTWNTLMRACIHRNSPQFALPLYRSMLGGDSAPDSYTHPIVIHASAVRSSEVEGKLIHAHVVKFGFDSDVYVLNTLINMYSVCGNLTDARHLFDRSPVLDSVSWNSMLAAHVQAGDVKEAFRLFDSMPEQNTIAANFMIALFGKCNLVSDARKLFDGMDARDVVSWTAMISCYEQNELFAEALEMFHRMKREGVSMDEVVMVSALSACTKLGANKKGEVIHGLIIKDGLDSYVNPRNALIYMYSNHGNIVAARQLFDSCRFLDQISWNSMISGYLKCGLIGEARALFDAMPLKDAVSWSTMIAGYAQHDRFMETLELFSEMQVGHIKPDETPLVSVISACARLSALEQGKWVHAYIKKNGFAINVFLGTTLIDMYMKCGTVETAMEVFNGMKHRGTSTWNAVILGLAMNGLVKESFVKFEEMKRCGVPPNEITFVGVLGACRHAGLVDEGRQHFNTMKQVHGILPNIKHYGCMVDLLGRAGLLREAEELVESMPMAPDVATWGALLGACKKHGAIDVGERVGKKLIELEPHHDGFHVLLANIYASKGKWDDVMELRGTMRQRGVMKIPGCSMIESDGVIHEFLAGDRTHPHIEKIDKMLEEMARRLKLEGYQPDTTDVAYDIEEEEKETTLYRHSEKLAIAFGLISTPPPAPIRIMKNLRICGDCHDAAKIISRAFQREIILRDRQRFHHFRQGLCSCTDF; this is encoded by the exons ATGAGCTTGGCCAAAAGACCAGTCTTCCAAGCCCTCAAATGTTGCGCTGGTGACGTAACAAGATCGATCAAGCCCACCATTACCCTGTCGATCCTCGAATTCAATCTCCAAAAATGCCGAAACCCCAAGGAGTTCCTCCAAATCCACGCCCAAATGGTCGCTTCCGGCTTCATCAGGGACACCTTCGCCGCAAGTCGCCTCCTTTCCTTCTCCGCTGCCTCCCCCTTCTTGGGTCTGGACTACTCCCGCCGGCTTCTGCACCAGATCGACAACCCCAACGCTTTCACCTGGAACACCCTCATGCGAGCCTGTATCCACCGGAACTCCCCCCAGTTTGCCCTCCCTTTGTACCGTTCGATGCTGGGAGGCGATTCAGCGCCGGATAGTTACACGCATCCGATTGTCATTCATGCCTCCGCTGTTCGGTCTTCGGAAGTTGAAGGGAAGCTGATTCATGCCCATGTCGTAAAATTCGGTTTTGATTCGGATGTCTACGTGTTGAACACTTTGATCAATATGTACTCTGTGTGTGGGAATCTGACCGATGCGCGGCATCTGTTCGATAGAAGTCCTGTTTTGGATTCAGTTTCTTGGAATTCGATGCTCGCAGCGCATGTTCAGGCTGGTGATGTTAAGGAAGCGTTCCGGCTTTTTGATTCGATGCCAGAGCAGAACACGATCGCTGCAAACTTTATGATTGCTTTATTTGGTAAGTGTAATCTTGTGAGTGATGCACGTAAACTGTTTGATGGAATGGATGCTAGGGATGTGGTTTCTTGGACAGCTATGATTTCTTGTTATGAACAGAATGAACTGTTTGCTGAGGCCTTGGAGATGTTCCATAGAATGAAGAGGGAGGGAGTCTCGATGGATGAGGTTGTCATGGTCAGCGCTCTGTCCGCTTGCACCAAGTTAGGGGCAAACAAAAAAGGTGAGGTGATTCATGGGTTGATCATCAAAGATGGCCTTGATTCTTATGTTAATCCTCGGAATGCATTGATTTACATGTACTCAAATCATGGGAATATAGTTGCCGCCCGACAATTGTTCGATTCGTGTAGGTTTCTAGATCAAATATCCTGGAATTCTATGATATCTGGCTACTTGAAATGTGGACTCATCGGTGAGGCAAGAGCATTATTTGATGCAATGCCTTTGAAGGATGCAGTTTCATGGAGTACTATGATTGCAGGTTATGCTCAACATGATCGGTTCATGGAGACATTAGAATTATTTAGTGAGATGCAAGTTGGACATATTAAGCCTGATGAGACTCCCTTGGTGAGTGTTATTTCTGCTTGTGCACGCCTATCTGCTCTAGAACAAGGCAAATGGGTTCatgcatatatcaagaaaaatggcTTTGCTATAAATGTTTTTCTTGGGACAACTTTGATTGACATGTACATGAAGTGTGGCACGGTGGAGACTGCGATGGAGGTTTTTAATGGGATGAAACATAGGGGCACTTCTACTTGGAATGCTGTTATATTGGGATTGGCAATGAATGGACTTGTCAAGGAGTCCTTTGTGAAATTTGAAGAGATGAAAAGGTGTGGAGTTCCTCCAAATGAAATAACTTTTGTGGGGGTTCTAGGTGCATGTCGACATGCTGGCTTAGTAGATGAGGGGCGCCAGCATTTTAACACTATGAAGCAGGTTCATGGGATTCTACCGAATATTAAACACTATGGTTGCATGGTTGATCTTCTCGGTCGTGCAGGCTTGCTTAGAGAGGCTGAAGAACTTGTGGAAAGCATGCCTATGGCTCCTGATGTGGCTACATGGGGTGCCCTGCTAGGTGCTTGCAAGAAGCATGGTGCCATTGATGTAGGAGAACGAGTAGGGAAAAAGCTCATTGAGCTTGAACCTCATCATGATGGTTTCCATGTGTTGTTGGCAAACATATATGCTTCAAAAGGGAAATGGGATGATGTCATGGAGCTCAGAGGTACAATGAGACAGCGAGGGGTCATGAAGATACCAGGTTGTAGCATGATAGAGTCAGACGGTGTTATACATGAATTTTTAGCAGGTGACAGAACACATCCTCATAtagaaaaaattgataaaatgcTAGAAGAGATGGCTAGGAGATTGAAATTGGAAGGCTATCAACCGGACACCACTGatgttgcttatgacatagaagaagaagagaaggaaactaCTCTTTATAGGCATAGTGAGAAGCTTGCCATTGCCTTTGGCCTTATCAGCACACCCCCACCAGCACCAATCAGAATAATGAAGAACTTGCGGATATGCGGTGATTGCCACGATGCAGCAAAGATCATTTCTAGAGCTTTTCAACGTGAAATTATCCTGAGAGACCGTCAGCGGTTTCACCACTTCAGACAAGGTTTATGCTCGTGTACAGACTTTTG A
- the LOC135618814 gene encoding pentatricopeptide repeat-containing protein At3g62890-like isoform X1 — MSLAKRPVFQALKCCAGDVTRSIKPTITLSILEFNLQKCRNPKEFLQIHAQMVASGFIRDTFAASRLLSFSAASPFLGLDYSRRLLHQIDNPNAFTWNTLMRACIHRNSPQFALPLYRSMLGGDSAPDSYTHPIVIHASAVRSSEVEGKLIHAHVVKFGFDSDVYVLNTLINMYSVCGNLTDARHLFDRSPVLDSVSWNSMLAAHVQAGDVKEAFRLFDSMPEQNTIAANFMIALFGKCNLVSDARKLFDGMDARDVVSWTAMISCYEQNELFAEALEMFHRMKREGVSMDEVVMVSALSACTKLGANKKGEVIHGLIIKDGLDSYVNPRNALIYMYSNHGNIVAARQLFDSCRFLDQISWNSMISGYLKCGLIGEARALFDAMPLKDAVSWSTMIAGYAQHDRFMETLELFSEMQVGHIKPDETPLVSVISACARLSALEQGKWVHAYIKKNGFAINVFLGTTLIDMYMKCGTVETAMEVFNGMKHRGTSTWNAVILGLAMNGLVKESFVKFEEMKRCGVPPNEITFVGVLGACRHAGLVDEGRQHFNTMKQVHGILPNIKHYGCMVDLLGRAGLLREAEELVESMPMAPDVATWGALLGACKKHGAIDVGERVGKKLIELEPHHDGFHVLLANIYASKGKWDDVMELRGTMRQRGVMKIPGCSMIESDGVIHEFLAGDRTHPHIEKIDKMLEEMARRLKLEGYQPDTTDVAYDIEEEEKETTLYRHSEKLAIAFGLISTPPPAPIRIMKNLRICGDCHDAAKIISRAFQREIILRDRQRFHHFRQGLCSCTDFW, encoded by the coding sequence ATGAGCTTGGCCAAAAGACCAGTCTTCCAAGCCCTCAAATGTTGCGCTGGTGACGTAACAAGATCGATCAAGCCCACCATTACCCTGTCGATCCTCGAATTCAATCTCCAAAAATGCCGAAACCCCAAGGAGTTCCTCCAAATCCACGCCCAAATGGTCGCTTCCGGCTTCATCAGGGACACCTTCGCCGCAAGTCGCCTCCTTTCCTTCTCCGCTGCCTCCCCCTTCTTGGGTCTGGACTACTCCCGCCGGCTTCTGCACCAGATCGACAACCCCAACGCTTTCACCTGGAACACCCTCATGCGAGCCTGTATCCACCGGAACTCCCCCCAGTTTGCCCTCCCTTTGTACCGTTCGATGCTGGGAGGCGATTCAGCGCCGGATAGTTACACGCATCCGATTGTCATTCATGCCTCCGCTGTTCGGTCTTCGGAAGTTGAAGGGAAGCTGATTCATGCCCATGTCGTAAAATTCGGTTTTGATTCGGATGTCTACGTGTTGAACACTTTGATCAATATGTACTCTGTGTGTGGGAATCTGACCGATGCGCGGCATCTGTTCGATAGAAGTCCTGTTTTGGATTCAGTTTCTTGGAATTCGATGCTCGCAGCGCATGTTCAGGCTGGTGATGTTAAGGAAGCGTTCCGGCTTTTTGATTCGATGCCAGAGCAGAACACGATCGCTGCAAACTTTATGATTGCTTTATTTGGTAAGTGTAATCTTGTGAGTGATGCACGTAAACTGTTTGATGGAATGGATGCTAGGGATGTGGTTTCTTGGACAGCTATGATTTCTTGTTATGAACAGAATGAACTGTTTGCTGAGGCCTTGGAGATGTTCCATAGAATGAAGAGGGAGGGAGTCTCGATGGATGAGGTTGTCATGGTCAGCGCTCTGTCCGCTTGCACCAAGTTAGGGGCAAACAAAAAAGGTGAGGTGATTCATGGGTTGATCATCAAAGATGGCCTTGATTCTTATGTTAATCCTCGGAATGCATTGATTTACATGTACTCAAATCATGGGAATATAGTTGCCGCCCGACAATTGTTCGATTCGTGTAGGTTTCTAGATCAAATATCCTGGAATTCTATGATATCTGGCTACTTGAAATGTGGACTCATCGGTGAGGCAAGAGCATTATTTGATGCAATGCCTTTGAAGGATGCAGTTTCATGGAGTACTATGATTGCAGGTTATGCTCAACATGATCGGTTCATGGAGACATTAGAATTATTTAGTGAGATGCAAGTTGGACATATTAAGCCTGATGAGACTCCCTTGGTGAGTGTTATTTCTGCTTGTGCACGCCTATCTGCTCTAGAACAAGGCAAATGGGTTCatgcatatatcaagaaaaatggcTTTGCTATAAATGTTTTTCTTGGGACAACTTTGATTGACATGTACATGAAGTGTGGCACGGTGGAGACTGCGATGGAGGTTTTTAATGGGATGAAACATAGGGGCACTTCTACTTGGAATGCTGTTATATTGGGATTGGCAATGAATGGACTTGTCAAGGAGTCCTTTGTGAAATTTGAAGAGATGAAAAGGTGTGGAGTTCCTCCAAATGAAATAACTTTTGTGGGGGTTCTAGGTGCATGTCGACATGCTGGCTTAGTAGATGAGGGGCGCCAGCATTTTAACACTATGAAGCAGGTTCATGGGATTCTACCGAATATTAAACACTATGGTTGCATGGTTGATCTTCTCGGTCGTGCAGGCTTGCTTAGAGAGGCTGAAGAACTTGTGGAAAGCATGCCTATGGCTCCTGATGTGGCTACATGGGGTGCCCTGCTAGGTGCTTGCAAGAAGCATGGTGCCATTGATGTAGGAGAACGAGTAGGGAAAAAGCTCATTGAGCTTGAACCTCATCATGATGGTTTCCATGTGTTGTTGGCAAACATATATGCTTCAAAAGGGAAATGGGATGATGTCATGGAGCTCAGAGGTACAATGAGACAGCGAGGGGTCATGAAGATACCAGGTTGTAGCATGATAGAGTCAGACGGTGTTATACATGAATTTTTAGCAGGTGACAGAACACATCCTCATAtagaaaaaattgataaaatgcTAGAAGAGATGGCTAGGAGATTGAAATTGGAAGGCTATCAACCGGACACCACTGatgttgcttatgacatagaagaagaagagaaggaaactaCTCTTTATAGGCATAGTGAGAAGCTTGCCATTGCCTTTGGCCTTATCAGCACACCCCCACCAGCACCAATCAGAATAATGAAGAACTTGCGGATATGCGGTGATTGCCACGATGCAGCAAAGATCATTTCTAGAGCTTTTCAACGTGAAATTATCCTGAGAGACCGTCAGCGGTTTCACCACTTCAGACAAGGTTTATGCTCGTGTACAGACTTTTGGTAA
- the LOC135636784 gene encoding transcription factor MYB2-like — MEFQGRACGSATPPSEEEMELRRGPWTADEDLMLMNYVTAHGEGRWNSLARRAGLRRTGKSCRLRWLNYLRPDVRRGNITPEEQLLILELHFRLGNRWSKIARHLPGRTDNEIKNYWRTRVQKQAKQLRCDVNSKQFRDILRSIWMPRLVERIREASSSSAATAMHQNAAAPLAPTRPVHRAAEPPPTMEYSFEARLSSPPASESVTESRGIQGVGVDWMQGAQPPSPGGYAFSGLPDVDQSGWGESLWSVEDIWLQQQQQL; from the exons ATGGAGTTCCAGGGAAGGGCTTGCGGCTCCGCCACGCCGCCATCTGAGGAGGAGATGGAGCTGAGGAGAGGGCCGTGGACTGCGGACGAGGACCTCATGCTGATGAACTATGTCACTGCCCATGGCGAAGGACGCTGGAACTCTCTTGCTCGCCGCGCAG GTCTGAGAAGAACAGGCAAGAGTTGCCGGCTCCGATGGCTCAACTATCTCCGCCCCGACGTCCGGCGCGGCAACATCACCCCGGAAGAGCAGCTCCTCATCCTCGAACTCCACTTTCGCTTGGGGAACCG GTGGTCGAAGATAGCGCGGCACTTGCCGGGGaggaccgacaacgagatcaagaactactggaggacGAGGGTGCAGAAGCAAGCGAAGCAGCTGCGGTGCGACGTGAACAGCAAGCAGTTCAGGGACATCCTGCGGTCCATATGGATGCCTCGCCTCGTCGAGAGGATCCGCGAGGCCTCCAGCAGCTCCGCCGCCACCGCCATGCATCAGAATGCCGCAGCCCCGCTGGCTCCCACGCGTCCTGTACACCGAGCTGCTGAGCCTCCGCCAACCATGGAGTACTCCTTCGAGGCTCGGTTATCATCGCCTCCGGCGTCGGAGAGCGTCACGGAAAGCCGCGGGATTCAGGGGGTCGGCGTCGACTGGATGCAAGGAGCTCAGCCGCCGAGCCCCGGCGGGTACGCCTTCTCGGGCCTGCCGGACGTCGACCAGAGCGGGTGGGGGGAGAGCTTGTGGAGCGTGGAGGACATTtggttgcagcagcagcagcagctttaG